CGTTAAGGCCGATAAGCCTGGCGTAAGTGAACACTTGACCGCGGGTGAACGTATTGCTGACGGCATCCGCAAAACATATTTCATATACGCCCTTTGCTGAATAACTCATTTATATTTCTTTTTAATTCTAAAGCATTATCATATACATAGGCTATTCCAATACTATTTACAGAACATCATCAAGATCTTATTCAATTGTGTTCCATTAAGCCCTTTTGTTCTACTCTCCTTCTTTCCTCAAAATATCAGTTAGATCTTCACCTGCTTCAATCTTCATAAGGAATTATGGATTCATCACCTATCAAAAAGAATTAGCTACTTGGTGCACTACTGTTATTTCAGTAGTGCACTTTTCATCTTCAAGTAACGGATCGGGTTAATTGAACATGGAATAAATAAAATGAATTTTACTCGGGAATGATATACACATACAATTCAAAGGGGTCGGATTAAATGAAGAAAAAGGAAATATTTTCATTAGCTATGATAATCATTCCCTGGCTTTCTGTTCTGTTCATGGATAGGAAGTCATTCTTAAGGTATTTACCTGTGGCATGTTTTGTTAATTTATTTATAAGTGTCTTTAGTGTCATCAGCAATAAGAAAAGATGGTGGATAAATAAAAATCCATTCTCCCCAGGGAGTGTAGATTTTTCATACATTTTAGGACCATATTTTGTTGCAACGCTATGGATATTTAAACTAACTTACGGTAATTTTTTCAAATATTTCATTGTCAATGTGCTTCTAAATATTCTTAATGCTTTTCCTATGGGTTCAGCATGGGAAAAGGTTGGTGTATTTAAATTTAAAAAAATTAATCATACTATCTGGTACTTTATTTGTATATTCTTGGCGATTATTATTTACGGTTATCAATACATTATTGAAAAAACAATTGTGAATGAAAATAAGCTAAATTCAGAGATATAATATCCATCGCTGCGGAACACTCTTGTTAAGCTACCATGCATGTACGTAGTTTTCTTGCATTTACTGTGGTGAAGCTCTGTACGTTTATATAAATTCAATTAAAGCATTGTTATTTCAAAAAAAATAGCATACCAATTTGGATCTAATCGGAATGCTATTTTTATCTGCTATTTATAATGTTTTTCCACAGAATCGGAACTACTTACCTTGGGAGGTAAGCCTCTTTTAGTCTTACGAGAACCTTATTTACCGATAAATTAATGGTCACGATTCACAATATAATTCAATAATTGCTTCAGAAAAGGGGTATTGCACGACACTTCTTGCAACCCTTCTATTGCAAGACAATAATGCTCCCACATCTCTTTTCTTGCGCCATCAGGACCCAGGATTGAAACAAAAGTTGAATTGTTGTTTTCAGCATCATTTCCAATAGGTTTACCAAGTATAATTAGATCTCCTTCAACATCTAGCAGATCATCCTTAATCTGAAACGCTATGCCGGCATGATAAGCAAATTTTTTCAAAGCTTCAATCTCCGACTCCTTCGTATGGGCAAGAATCGCGGGCATTATGAGAGAAGCTTCGAATGCTATACCGGTTTTATAAAAGCACATCCTATTCAATTGGTCCAGTGTTAATTGTTTCCCTTTGGAATACAAGTCCATCACTTGTCCCTTGCACATAACCTCTATCGTTTGAGCCGTATATCGAATCAAGTTAAGCACCGTTTTCGAATCAAATTGGTCGAGGGATGCCTGTTCCTCTATAGCTTTTTGGGTAAGAAAGAGGCCAGTTAATTCTGCTATACCAATGTTATATATCTTATGCAGGGTTGGACGCCCCCTACGAGTTGGCGAATTATCCTGGGATGGGAGATCATCAAAGATTAGGGACGCAGTATGCATATATTCTAATGCTCTCAGGAGTGGCACGATTGATGACTCATTTAATCCATACTCGTTTACGCCCATGACCCAGGTTATTATCGGCCTCAGTCGCTTTCCATCACCTGCCAGACTATAATTTGCTGCATCAATGATGGGATCTTTTATCATGGAGACATTCTGGTTTTTAGAAATGCTTAAGATGCTATTGATCTGATTGCGGATAGATTCGATCGTATCTAAAAAGGTTTCCTGCTCCCTCCGTTCGTTTTTCAAAATGGTAATCACATGGTCCCGAAGTAGTTTATCAAAGAAATCCACATCATCCACTTTTTGAACCATATTTTGGATGACACGATTGAATTTCGGATTTCCAGTGGCAAACAGTTCCATAACCTCAGAGTATTTTTTGGTTCCCCATCGTTCTTTAAATCTTTTCAGTCCATTTATAGCTCGGTCCAGTAACAAATCACAGGTCTTAGCATCGGAGTGATACACGTTATGGATCAGATTGGCGATGACCGCCCAGTATAATTCAAAGGGATTTATAAGATCGGGACGCTCCTCATGATATTTTATATAATAGGTATAGGGTGTTACCGCGCCGTCCTTCATGTCATCAAACATATCTGCAAAATCATCCGCAAGCTGGTTGTAAATCCCATAAAAGAATGTTCGACTGTCAATACCCTCATCCTCAGGTGCACGAATTACAGAGCGAACAATTAATCGGGAAGAGGAGGATTTTAAAATAATCGGTATAAAAAGCTCTTCATTGGTGTAATTTGCATTGGAAAGATCCTTTACACGGTCCACTTCCTGTGAATTAAAAAACACATACGACTGCTCGAAAAAATGTTTTCTTGTTTCTGGTTGCTGATAGTTATTTATATACAGAAAGGCATCTCGGAGTTCAGAATGAATAAATCGGATTAGTTCTTTATTTTTTCCCTTCCACTTGCCCCAGTCCGGCACTGATCCAGTAATAAGGGTGGTACGTATTAAATCGGAATATTGCTTTTTCTCTTCAACAGATAAAACTTCAGCATCTAGAAGATCGTCAATGAATGGATAGGTCAGACCATAGGAATAGCCAAGTCGAATCGCTTCATCAAGTTTTTGGATACGTTCTTCTGGCAATACCTCATTCCCCATCTCTTCAAGCACGTGCATAATGACTCCGACAATAATTTTTATAAGCTTTCGCTGGGCTTGATCAACATCCATCTCCTTCGGAATATGAAAGGATACATTCTTCAGTTTGTTTAACAACCAGATAATCGTTAATTCAATGCCTTCCTTTTGGCCCAACCGATACAGCCCGTCCAGGTTAAACGCCCCTGTTTTGTCTCCTTGGTCTTTTGTCAGGTAATTTTTTAAACGAGCCACTATACGACGAATCCTAGCAAGGACAACAGGTGAGTCCAGGTTTTTGCCCAGATCCCGCATGAAAATATAGGAGATGCTTCGATCTAGGTAATTGTCTAATTTACCTGTGTAATGAAGCCAATGGATATAATTGTGATAACTCTGAGGATCCGTTTTTCCCTTTTTACGCGAAAAAATGGATAATAATGAATGATGATGGATATGGTTGTGTTTCCATGATTGTATATCTTTTGTTAGGGTAGGAACATAGGTCTTTTGGGAGACCTGCGCATAAAGTGATTGAAAATATTGAGCGGCCTTCTGCTCAGCCAGCCGATAGCATGCATCTGCATTTTTTATAAACTCCTCATTCATAACAATACATACCTCTACTTTGTGTCCTAATATATATTTTCCAATATAACCAATCATAGAACTCTTTATGGAATATCATAAATAAAATGACCATACATCTTAAAAGATTATTAGGATCAGCTCCAAAGGTGTATGTACATACCGCTTGAAATTTAATAAACCGTTTTTCTTTAAAAATATAATTAAATATAATCCTAAAATTACATCTTTAGAACCATAAAGCTTTTAAATACTTTCAATTTTAAATTTCCAACTGTTCTTTTTCCTCAAAAAAAATTTAGGTATCAACTTAACATTCTATCGTTCTAAAAACTAAAAAATTCCCTCACATAAAAACGAGAAAAAATTGATCGATAAAGAAAAAAATTCCTATTTTAATATGGAGGTTTATAACTTTTAGCCACCAATAATGGTAAATATCCCACTCGAATACTCAATAAAAATAGGCCAGGGCTTTACTACCTTTGCCCCGACCTAATTTTTTTGACAATTTCTAAGCCTGATTTTCAAAACTGGTTTGCGAACTATTTTATAGAAGATACTAGATTATACGCCCAGACAAGAGGTCATTTTGGATCCTTCGATTTGATTATCTGGGTACCTTTTTCTCTTATTCTGTGGCATATTCCTGGTCGGTTATACACGCTTGCGGTACCACCATCAGAAAATGACTTTGTGGCTCATTTATCAGTGTTCCCAAAGCTTTTGCCGTTTGCAGCTGTCCGCTGTTGCTTAGCTGTTGACGATAAGCCCTCAGCAGCTCACTTACGTCCTCATACCCTTTTTCGTCCAATGGGAGCAATTCAACCTGTGCACCCTTGGCGAGTCTCTTGCGCAATGCGGCTTCTGTCAATCCTGCAGCTGGAATTATCCGCAAGTACACTCTGCCACCAGTCATTCCAGAACACATCCAAGGGCCCGGGTCGCCTAAAACGACTGCACGACCAGCTGTCATATACTCGAAAGCAAAGCCTTTGATATTAGCTCGCGCACCCAAGAATGCCAATTCATCATGAAGCCTTCCCTGTAACTCCCCTCCTATCACGAGGTCAGCGCCAGAAAGGCGAATACCAGCACGAGCATCGGCATTTCCTTGAATAATGAACAATCCGCCCTGTGCACCATAAGCAAGCCCCTTTCCAACGGATCCGCCCACCATGATTCCTTCTTTGTTAGCAGTTTTCAGGACAACCACCTTCCCGCCCAATGCTGTTTTTCCAGTACCGTCTTGTGAACCGCCGTTGGCAATACTTGTCATGCCTTCTGATTGATAGGCAGCAAAACCGGCGCCAGCCACTGCAGAATGCTCAATCCACACATTAGCTTGATGCCCTTTCTTGCCCCTTTCTCGGACACAGCGTCCACTTTCATGAACTCCCAACGCCCGGGGAACAGCCTGCAGCAAGGGCACTCCCGAATATCCGGAATCATCTTCGTCTATTACAGATATGAAGTCCGTTCCGTTGGACAGACCAGCAGACCGAACAGTCGTAGCAGTAGCAACTTCCTGAATATTGGTGCGGTTCTTCACTCTCGTCCCTTTACCCAAGTGGGCCTCTTTGATTTCGAGTAGCCATTGCAAATCAAGGGTGTCATGAGCGTTGATTTGTTCGAGCAGATCCCTTCTTCCGACTAAGTCCTGGGTGCGCTTGGCGCCCAATTGGGCAGTCAATTCCTGAATATGCCTACCGATTTCCTTAAAGAACCGCTCCAAATTGTTGACCGAGCCGGATGGGTCGTGTAAGCATTTCACTGTTTTGCCGCTCGCACAGCAGGATTCCCCTTCTTCATGGGGCTCATTGAACATGCTGCAGATTTCCCGTTTCATACACATACGGCAGTCGGTACAGCCAATGGCGGCAATTGCCATCGTAGCAAAGCCCACCCGGTTTGCTCCCAGCAAGATAGACTTCATTACATCTGTGCCTGATTTCATGCCGCCGTCAGCCCAAATTTCGGCTGAATCTCTCATTCCTGCATCGCATAACGCATCATGCACAAGCTTTATACCAATTTCCATCGGTAGACCGACATGACGGATCGCATGCGAACGGGCGGCGCCAGTTCCTCCATCAAACCCGCTTAATTCCACAATATCCGCCCCGGCCTTGACAATTCCAACGGAAATTGTGCCAATATTTGGCACTACTGGTACCTTCACGGCTACCTTTGCTTTAGGATTCACCTGCTTAAATTCATAAATTACCTGGGCCAGATCCTCAATAGAATAAATATCATGGTTATTTGAAGGTGAAATCAAGTCGACCCCAGGCAAAGCATTTCTTGCTGCAGCCACCTGTACAGTTACCTTCGAACCTGGAAGATGACCGCCCTCACCAGGCTTCGCTCCCTGACCGATTTTTAATTCAAGCACATAGGCGTGATTACAAAGCTCGGCATTTACGCCAAATCTGCCAGAGGCGATTTCCCGCCCTCTGTTGCGTGAATATTTTTGAAGTAAATCCTTAATTTCACCACCTTCACCATTCAAGCTAACGATATTCAAACGATAAGCAGCTTCCGCATATGCACGAAAGGCGGTCTCACCTTGGGAGCCGAAGGACATGGAACTGATCACGAATGGGTAGGCATGCCCGTCAATAGTTGAATCAATTGGTTCTTGTGGATCTAATATTGGAACGGAAGTATTTTCTTTAATCCGCAGTGCATGCCGTAGGCTAATCGGATTTTTATTTTCCATAAATTCAAGTGCTTTCAAGTATTGCCCATAACTAATCTGCCCTTTAGCAAAGTTCGCGGCCGATTTGCAAATACTTGGAAAATACGAACGAGCCTTTACAAGTCGCAATTTCTTTTCATCATCTGCAAGATATAGTGCCGCTCTCTTGGTCGATTGATCATCCATCCCTGCAAAAGAATATCCCGTTTTTTCATTTCCGCAAAAAGCTGGAACACCAATCACGTCTGCCACTTCAGATGAGAGCCCAATCGCACCGAAAAGTCGTTCATATCCGCGGATCTCATGAATGCCCAGCGTCGAGATAACTTTTTCAAGCCCTTTAGTTATAGCAGTAAGCAGGTTTTCTAAAGCTTTGTCCCCACCTTTAACAGCTGCAATCTCCCACATGAGGTATGGGGTAACAGCATCGGCCCCAAGCCCTAATGCGACAGCTATGTCATGGAGGTTACGGATTCCTCCACTACAGAGGATAAGGCTCAGACGACGACGCAAACTCTCTCCTCCCCCGGTTTTAGAGAAGGTCTGTGATAATACTCGATGTACAGCAGCTAAGGCAGCAAAGGGATCCGTATGCTCACCTTGGATAAACTGAGTTCGATCGTCGAGTATGATAACATGTGCACCTGCTTGGGCAGCTTTTTGCGCTTCATCCTGAAATCTCTTTAGTGCATCTGCACTAGTCTCTTCCGTCTTGCGGTGGAGAAGAATTCGATGCGGTGCATTGTTGTTTCGCTGCAACTTAGCCACCACATTATCAAGTAGCATCGTACCCTGGCGTTCCGCAATCTCATTTAAAATATCATGGGATAAAGACGGCATCGCTGGAATCTCGTCCAACAAAAGCGGCGTTAGCACATTCAGACGAGGAGATTCGCCGAATTGTCCTGTAAATGAAGGACGGCATCCCAACACCACCCGTGTGCTAAAATGCTCAATTTCCCGTTCGCGATCAATCGCAGGATTGGTGACAACAGCGACTGTTTCCTGTAAATAATCGGACAACAAGCTCATTTCTGGAGAGAGGGCCGTGATTGGTTGGTCAAAGCCAAGCGACTGAATTGGCTCTGTTCCCAAGCACATCTGTGTCTCTAGCAAATCAAAATCGTAGCTTCGGAAACCGAATGCTGCCGCACGTACAGCTAAAGGTTTTGATTCTGCATAATTTTCGCTCGTTATCGTTTGCAAAGGATTAGCCTTTTCCGAGTGTTCATGATCAAGATCTCCTTCATGGATCACGAACCGTTGCGTCGCACGCTCAAGCACTTCACTCTGCAAATCTGAGTAACTGTAAAGTTTCCACCCTACATGATCATCGTCGTTTACTTTCACCCGCTTCGCTCCAATTTTTTCTCCTGGAGCTAACGGCTTCGGATCGCTAGTCCAATATGTTGGCGGAATAATTCCAGGCTCGGAGCTAAAGCAATATGCTTCCTCAGTGTCAACTAGCCATAATGGACGAAGTCCCAATGCATCAACCGAGAATACAGCTTCATCAGCATAACGCATAATTAAAGCTGCGGGCCCTTGGGCGAATGGGCCCCAAAGCGAGCGGAACCAACTGTACATCTTCATCAGCTTTTGAGGCAACTGCTTCATTTCATTCAAAATCGCTGGAAATAGCAGTTCTACTGACTCAAATAACGACCAACCATGCATTGCCATGAATGAATGCAGCCCCCAGTCAACCATTTGGGAATCGCTGAATTCAGTGCTCATCGGTACATTAAGCATGCATGCTTCGGAATAGAAACGCGTAATTGTATTGATTTCACCATTGTGTCCCAGGATACCGAATGGCTGAACGCGGGCAAACGAGGTGGACGTATTAGTTGAAAATCTTGTATGGGCTAATACATAGGAGGTAAGGCATCTATCATCTTGCAGATCTTTATAGTAATTAGATAAGGTCTCAGAGCCACCCACTGTTTTATATACAACTGTGTGTCGGCTTAGTGACGCCACATGCACTGCAGGAAGTTGCTCTAGTGCTGCGTTCGCTTTGAACAATGCCAATTCCGAATTATCGGGACATATGCCTGAGAGCTGCAGAAAGACTGGATTTTCACAGTGCGCTTTCGGACCAAGTGCATTTGTGTTGATACCGTCTGAGCGTTTCAAAAGAACAGAAAGCCCTTGCTCTGCTAATATTTTTTCAACAGAAAGTAGCATATCTGGATAAGACGAACGTTCCAGTAGAATATGCCCGACATAAAATCGTTCATTTGTAGCAATGTCCTCCTGTATCTTCGCTTCCCTTAGCCAAGCTTTCCAAAGCGCCCGTGGCAGATCGATCTGTAGACCGCAACCGTCACCCTCTTCACCGATAAATCCGGCGCGGTGTTGCATAGCTGCAATCGCCTGCAATCCTGCTTTAATCGGTTTACGGCTTGAATGTCCCGATTTTTCTAGTTGTGCATAGATACCGCAGGCATCATGCTCGCGTTCTATTTGAGTTGCAAATTCTCCAATGGACATTATCCGTCACTTCCTTCACTTGGTGTATTTATAATATAGATTGTATTTTTATACATTTCATTGATTTACATCAATAAATTCTGAATTAAATTAAAAAAACAAAAATTTACCGCTTTAACGCTGCATATAGTGCGACTTAAATTGATTTTTTTCAGTAATCCGGCGATTTTTCATTAAAAAAAAATCCATAGAAAGCTGTTATATCCACCAAATTTCATTATTTCGGAGAAAATGCTATTTTCGTCAACTCTTGAAAGAAAACTATTCTATGCTCTCTTTCAATCTCTTTACATTATATTTTATGTATTATGGGCCCCTACAATCTGATCATTGTGTAAATTCCCAACCTTATTTAAACAAAATCTGTATTTTTATGCGCTTTCATAAATTATGAAACACTCATGTGAATATTGCTGGCGGTGGTAGGTTGATGAATTTTATATAGGGAATTTATGAAGCTTTCGTTAAAATTCGACGTTAAAAAAGCATTGGAAGTAAAGCTCCAATGCTTTTCCTAAATTTATTTATCGTTTAATAGCATTCCCCATTCTCGTTCCCACGTACGAATCAAAACATATCGTTGAATTCCTCTCGTTTTCAAAAGGGCTACATGGCCATGATTGAAAGCTTCTTCTTTTCGATTTTCCTTCATCAGTAGTTCTGCCGTTAATGCCTCTCTCATCCATAACTTCGGGTTACGGTCTATAAGCTGCCGAGCTTCATCTAGGTTATTAACCAACATTGAATGGATAGTTTGATAGTAAAGGGTAAACGTTGATCTTTTCATTCCTTTTAATAATTTTTCCATGTCTTCTATTTGTCCATGAAAAGTGGCGTGGATCAATTGATGCTGTTTTTTTACTGGCGATGGATAAGGTCGTTTATTGATTTTTTGGATAGCTTCGTCTACTTCTTCCTCTAGCCCGTTTGCAAGACCATAGTAGAGCTGGTAAATAGGGTTCTTTTTGCTTTTCAGAAGAAATCGCTCTGTGCTTTTTACGTTACCCTTTCCCAAATGCATCCGTAAAAACGGATATCCAATAAAATATGCAATGATGAAATAGATCAATATGGAAATAATTAAGCTAGGAATATCCAATATAATACCTATTACTTCAACGACTACCCCAATTATAAATGCATAAATATAAGATAAAAAATTCATTGCTTTCACCTTCGTTTACTTCTAGTATGTTTTAATTGTTTTTCTATAACCGTAAACTTACAAGATAATGTTCCTAAACAAAGAAAGACAATCCCTATCATAACTTTCTGATAGCGATTGCCTATTATAGTTTCGTAAAAAACAAATTAGTTTATACCTAAAACAACTAGTGAATTTTCTTAAGGTAACGAAATATATCAAGATTACTTCTTAAAAATAGTCGCAATAATTTGATCATAGGCCATTGCACTATCTACCTCAAATGTACCAGGACGCAAGTTCTTTTCTAATCCTTTTTTCTCAATATCCTGCGAGAATTTAAAGGCATTCGGGATAATTTTTGCTTTTACAAGAATATTGCCGACATCAATGCTGGTCATACCATCTGCAACATTAACAACCACACGGTACACGACTTTGTTAGAATTGTTATCTTTAGAAGGAGCTTCTTTCGGCACAGATCCCTTAGCATCTTTTATATTCTTATTATATTCAGCTTTCGTTTGGACGATATAGCCTGCAGCTGCAAGCTTGTTTTTCATCTCTTTTTCAGATAGCTGAACGGTAGAATTTGCTTGGTTTTCGGTTGTTTTAACAGATGTTTTTGAAACATCACTTTTACCAGAAAAATACACAATGCCACAAATAAATGTTGTGATAAGGATTCCAGCTGCAAAGCTACTCAGTAAGTTAAATCTCATCTGCACCTTTTCCCCTTTCATCCTTCGATGTTAGATAAGGAGCAAGCATCTGTGTAATTTCGCTTTCTGTTACCTCTTTTTTCGTTGCAATGCTCTCGATGGAGTAATTACGTCTATATAGGTCTAGCACTTCCCTCATAAAAATT
The Neobacillus sp. PS3-40 genome window above contains:
- a CDS encoding polyprenyl synthetase family protein is translated as MNEEFIKNADACYRLAEQKAAQYFQSLYAQVSQKTYVPTLTKDIQSWKHNHIHHHSLLSIFSRKKGKTDPQSYHNYIHWLHYTGKLDNYLDRSISYIFMRDLGKNLDSPVVLARIRRIVARLKNYLTKDQGDKTGAFNLDGLYRLGQKEGIELTIIWLLNKLKNVSFHIPKEMDVDQAQRKLIKIIVGVIMHVLEEMGNEVLPEERIQKLDEAIRLGYSYGLTYPFIDDLLDAEVLSVEEKKQYSDLIRTTLITGSVPDWGKWKGKNKELIRFIHSELRDAFLYINNYQQPETRKHFFEQSYVFFNSQEVDRVKDLSNANYTNEELFIPIILKSSSSRLIVRSVIRAPEDEGIDSRTFFYGIYNQLADDFADMFDDMKDGAVTPYTYYIKYHEERPDLINPFELYWAVIANLIHNVYHSDAKTCDLLLDRAINGLKRFKERWGTKKYSEVMELFATGNPKFNRVIQNMVQKVDDVDFFDKLLRDHVITILKNERREQETFLDTIESIRNQINSILSISKNQNVSMIKDPIIDAANYSLAGDGKRLRPIITWVMGVNEYGLNESSIVPLLRALEYMHTASLIFDDLPSQDNSPTRRGRPTLHKIYNIGIAELTGLFLTQKAIEEQASLDQFDSKTVLNLIRYTAQTIEVMCKGQVMDLYSKGKQLTLDQLNRMCFYKTGIAFEASLIMPAILAHTKESEIEALKKFAYHAGIAFQIKDDLLDVEGDLIILGKPIGNDAENNNSTFVSILGPDGARKEMWEHYCLAIEGLQEVSCNTPFLKQLLNYIVNRDH
- a CDS encoding glutamate synthase-related protein encodes the protein MSIGEFATQIEREHDACGIYAQLEKSGHSSRKPIKAGLQAIAAMQHRAGFIGEEGDGCGLQIDLPRALWKAWLREAKIQEDIATNERFYVGHILLERSSYPDMLLSVEKILAEQGLSVLLKRSDGINTNALGPKAHCENPVFLQLSGICPDNSELALFKANAALEQLPAVHVASLSRHTVVYKTVGGSETLSNYYKDLQDDRCLTSYVLAHTRFSTNTSTSFARVQPFGILGHNGEINTITRFYSEACMLNVPMSTEFSDSQMVDWGLHSFMAMHGWSLFESVELLFPAILNEMKQLPQKLMKMYSWFRSLWGPFAQGPAALIMRYADEAVFSVDALGLRPLWLVDTEEAYCFSSEPGIIPPTYWTSDPKPLAPGEKIGAKRVKVNDDDHVGWKLYSYSDLQSEVLERATQRFVIHEGDLDHEHSEKANPLQTITSENYAESKPLAVRAAAFGFRSYDFDLLETQMCLGTEPIQSLGFDQPITALSPEMSLLSDYLQETVAVVTNPAIDREREIEHFSTRVVLGCRPSFTGQFGESPRLNVLTPLLLDEIPAMPSLSHDILNEIAERQGTMLLDNVVAKLQRNNNAPHRILLHRKTEETSADALKRFQDEAQKAAQAGAHVIILDDRTQFIQGEHTDPFAALAAVHRVLSQTFSKTGGGESLRRRLSLILCSGGIRNLHDIAVALGLGADAVTPYLMWEIAAVKGGDKALENLLTAITKGLEKVISTLGIHEIRGYERLFGAIGLSSEVADVIGVPAFCGNEKTGYSFAGMDDQSTKRAALYLADDEKKLRLVKARSYFPSICKSAANFAKGQISYGQYLKALEFMENKNPISLRHALRIKENTSVPILDPQEPIDSTIDGHAYPFVISSMSFGSQGETAFRAYAEAAYRLNIVSLNGEGGEIKDLLQKYSRNRGREIASGRFGVNAELCNHAYVLELKIGQGAKPGEGGHLPGSKVTVQVAAARNALPGVDLISPSNNHDIYSIEDLAQVIYEFKQVNPKAKVAVKVPVVPNIGTISVGIVKAGADIVELSGFDGGTGAARSHAIRHVGLPMEIGIKLVHDALCDAGMRDSAEIWADGGMKSGTDVMKSILLGANRVGFATMAIAAIGCTDCRMCMKREICSMFNEPHEEGESCCASGKTVKCLHDPSGSVNNLERFFKEIGRHIQELTAQLGAKRTQDLVGRRDLLEQINAHDTLDLQWLLEIKEAHLGKGTRVKNRTNIQEVATATTVRSAGLSNGTDFISVIDEDDSGYSGVPLLQAVPRALGVHESGRCVRERGKKGHQANVWIEHSAVAGAGFAAYQSEGMTSIANGGSQDGTGKTALGGKVVVLKTANKEGIMVGGSVGKGLAYGAQGGLFIIQGNADARAGIRLSGADLVIGGELQGRLHDELAFLGARANIKGFAFEYMTAGRAVVLGDPGPWMCSGMTGGRVYLRIIPAAGLTEAALRKRLAKGAQVELLPLDEKGYEDVSELLRAYRQQLSNSGQLQTAKALGTLINEPQSHFLMVVPQACITDQEYATE
- a CDS encoding aminodeoxychorismate lyase; translated protein: MRFNLLSSFAAGILITTFICGIVYFSGKSDVSKTSVKTTENQANSTVQLSEKEMKNKLAAAGYIVQTKAEYNKNIKDAKGSVPKEAPSKDNNSNKVVYRVVVNVADGMTSIDVGNILVKAKIIPNAFKFSQDIEKKGLEKNLRPGTFEVDSAMAYDQIIATIFKK